Proteins encoded together in one bacterium window:
- a CDS encoding FtsX-like permease family protein translates to MIPARMIPLVCKYIVRHRARTMLTLGGIATAMFLFCAVQAMRSGVASATQETANETSLVVYRENRFCPFTSELPEDYTRAIGEIPGVRSVAPMRIVVSNCRASLDVVTFRGVEEEALRNSEMELISGGLAEWTRRNDAALVGKRLAERRGLGVGDRLSAAGITVNIAGILDSADPQDQNVAYVHLDFIQRAAGNKEGVVTQFNVEVTDSSQLDAVAAMIDETFANAQAPTWTSSEKAFVARAVTDIVRLVEFAGWLGIGSLVAIFALVANAISLSVQDRVKDHAVMQTLGYSENLITRLVVIESLGLSLLGGVLGVGIAFAVSQLGQFTFSVEGLSVIIQANALTIATGLGVCATIGVAAGLVPALRAARLSTAEAFRAV, encoded by the coding sequence ATGATTCCCGCACGGATGATTCCGCTGGTTTGTAAATACATCGTGCGCCACCGAGCGCGAACAATGCTGACGCTGGGCGGCATTGCCACGGCGATGTTCCTGTTCTGCGCGGTCCAGGCCATGCGTTCAGGCGTCGCATCGGCGACACAAGAAACAGCCAACGAGACAAGTCTGGTCGTCTATCGCGAGAATCGATTCTGCCCATTCACGAGCGAACTGCCGGAGGATTACACGCGGGCCATCGGCGAGATTCCCGGCGTCAGGAGCGTCGCGCCGATGCGCATTGTGGTCAGCAACTGCCGGGCATCGCTGGATGTGGTGACGTTTCGCGGCGTCGAGGAGGAAGCACTGCGCAATTCGGAGATGGAGTTGATCAGCGGCGGTCTCGCGGAATGGACGCGCCGAAACGATGCGGCGTTAGTTGGCAAACGGCTGGCAGAGCGACGCGGCCTCGGTGTTGGCGATCGCCTGAGCGCGGCGGGTATCACGGTCAACATCGCTGGGATTCTGGATTCGGCTGATCCTCAGGATCAGAACGTCGCCTATGTTCACCTGGACTTTATTCAACGAGCCGCCGGGAATAAAGAAGGAGTCGTAACGCAATTCAACGTCGAAGTCACCGATTCCAGTCAGTTGGACGCGGTGGCGGCGATGATCGACGAGACGTTCGCAAATGCCCAGGCACCAACATGGACGTCCTCCGAGAAGGCGTTCGTCGCTCGGGCTGTGACAGACATTGTGCGCCTGGTGGAGTTCGCGGGGTGGCTGGGCATCGGCAGTCTGGTGGCGATCTTTGCCTTGGTGGCCAACGCGATTTCTCTATCCGTTCAGGATCGTGTGAAAGACCACGCTGTTATGCAGACCCTGGGATACTCGGAGAACCTCATCACCCGATTGGTCGTCATCGAGAGCTTGGGGCTCAGCCTGCTGGGAGGAGTGCTGGGCGTGGGAATCGCCTTTGCTGTATCGCAACTCGGCCAATTTACATTTTCGGTGGAAGGACTCAGCGTCATCATTCAAGCCAACGCGTTGACCATCGCGACGGGACTCGGCGTGTGCGCCACGATTGGCGTCGCAGCCGGATTGGTTCCGGCTCTACGCGCGGCACGCCTCTCGACGGCGGAAGCGTTCCGGGCGGTTTAG
- a CDS encoding ABC transporter ATP-binding protein: MPFIECRGLTRTYQRGDQKITPLNELDLDVEAGEFLALMGPSGSGKTTLLNLVAGIDRPTAGELFVGGRNIAKLSRSALADWRRDHVGYIFQLYNLVPVLTAYENVELPLLLQPMSRNERHEQVSQALNMVGIANRHDHYPRQLSGGQEQRVAIARAIVTKPKIIVADEPTGDLDKSSAHEILTLLQQLSREMNCTLIMVTHDPSATAYASRTLHLEKGRLVEELEQAAS, from the coding sequence ATGCCATTTATCGAATGCCGCGGATTGACGAGAACTTACCAGCGGGGCGATCAGAAGATTACGCCCCTGAATGAACTGGATCTGGATGTTGAGGCCGGAGAGTTTCTGGCACTCATGGGGCCGTCGGGCAGTGGAAAGACAACGTTGCTGAACCTGGTTGCCGGAATCGATCGACCGACCGCGGGCGAATTGTTCGTCGGTGGACGGAACATCGCCAAGCTGTCGCGGTCGGCGCTGGCAGACTGGCGCCGCGATCACGTGGGCTATATCTTCCAACTCTACAATCTGGTGCCGGTGCTTACGGCTTACGAGAATGTCGAGCTTCCCCTCCTGCTGCAGCCGATGTCTCGCAATGAACGCCACGAGCAAGTATCGCAAGCCCTGAACATGGTCGGCATTGCGAATCGCCACGATCACTATCCGCGGCAATTGTCCGGCGGTCAGGAGCAGCGCGTGGCGATCGCCCGCGCGATCGTCACCAAACCGAAGATCATCGTGGCGGACGAGCCAACGGGTGACTTGGACAAATCCTCCGCCCATGAGATCCTTACGTTGTTGCAGCAACTCTCACGCGAAATGAACTGCACGTTGATCATGGTGACACATGATCCGTCCGCAACAGCGTACGCCAGCCGAACACTGCACCTGGAGAAGGGTCGACTGGTGGAGGAACTGGAGCAGGCCGCCTCATGA
- a CDS encoding efflux RND transporter periplasmic adaptor subunit: MGILLAFAILFAGSAADSLSPAVTVEVVPVVEHPAINRAAAPSDPASGTVVAQAAGWIEPDPFPVYATALTGGTVEEVLFLEGDAVTEGQVLARLVDDDARLALRRAQAEAVAAEEAWEANIEAQRAASVATAGVREIAASLELARAERDMEMALLQEADRIHERRKSLLADGTISREEFDTTEASHSAQSARVRVVERRIDELGAKLDRAKAEEKAAQRRLELRTEERRRLDLARVALDEAQLRVDRLEIKAPIDGVVMQRQVEPGSVIMTAPEDAQMSRAAELYDPAKLQVRVDVPLADAAKIGVGQPARVVVEVLPDRTFSGKVSRITNRADIQKNTLEVKVALADPAAELKPEMLARVRFLSVSESLGQGQAPGGRSVFAPAEAIDGDRVWIVTEFDGEEGIAAERHVTTTGAQKEGWHEIKTGLRPGDLVIVSAARNLEADLRVRTRQGGTD, encoded by the coding sequence GTGGGAATTCTCCTGGCCTTCGCCATTCTCTTTGCCGGGTCGGCGGCGGATAGTCTGTCGCCGGCCGTGACGGTGGAGGTGGTGCCGGTGGTTGAGCATCCTGCCATCAATCGAGCGGCGGCTCCCAGCGACCCAGCTTCCGGAACTGTGGTGGCGCAAGCGGCCGGTTGGATTGAGCCCGATCCGTTTCCTGTCTATGCGACGGCACTGACCGGTGGCACCGTCGAGGAGGTGCTATTCCTCGAGGGCGATGCGGTGACAGAGGGGCAAGTCCTGGCGCGATTGGTGGATGACGACGCGCGCCTGGCGCTACGTCGTGCGCAAGCCGAAGCGGTCGCGGCGGAAGAGGCTTGGGAGGCGAACATCGAGGCTCAACGAGCGGCTTCCGTGGCAACGGCGGGGGTTCGCGAGATAGCGGCGTCGCTCGAATTGGCCCGCGCGGAACGCGACATGGAGATGGCGCTGCTGCAAGAGGCGGATCGCATTCATGAGCGAAGAAAGAGCCTGCTGGCGGACGGAACAATCTCACGAGAGGAGTTTGATACGACGGAGGCCTCCCACTCGGCCCAGTCGGCCCGCGTGCGTGTGGTGGAACGGCGGATCGATGAACTCGGGGCGAAGCTCGATCGCGCCAAGGCGGAAGAGAAAGCAGCCCAACGCCGCCTCGAGTTGCGAACAGAGGAGCGCCGCAGGCTGGACCTTGCACGAGTGGCGCTGGACGAGGCCCAGTTGCGGGTAGACCGTCTGGAAATCAAGGCCCCCATCGACGGGGTCGTGATGCAGCGACAAGTCGAGCCGGGATCGGTCATCATGACGGCACCCGAGGATGCACAAATGTCGCGCGCGGCAGAGTTGTACGATCCAGCTAAACTGCAAGTGCGCGTGGATGTGCCGCTGGCGGATGCGGCGAAGATCGGCGTCGGACAGCCGGCTCGGGTCGTGGTGGAAGTTCTCCCAGATCGTACGTTTTCCGGAAAAGTCTCCCGCATCACGAACCGGGCCGATATTCAGAAGAACACCCTCGAAGTCAAAGTGGCATTGGCGGACCCGGCTGCAGAATTGAAGCCGGAGATGTTGGCGCGGGTTCGGTTTCTTTCCGTCTCCGAGTCGCTTGGTCAGGGGCAAGCGCCTGGAGGGCGGTCGGTCTTTGCCCCGGCGGAAGCCATCGACGGGGACCGTGTGTGGATTGTGACCGAGTTCGATGGCGAGGAGGGCATCGCCGCCGAACGCCACGTTACAACCACGGGCGCGCAGAAGGAGGGCTGGCATGAGATCAAGACCGGTCTCCGACCAGGCGATCTGGTTATCGTGTCTGCCGCCCGGAATCTCGAAGCGGACCTGCGAGTACGTACCCGCCAAGGAGGTACTGACTGA
- a CDS encoding protein kinase: MALCLALGGDARPPTTYICTADQVRLGRSSDNDIIFDPDHDAGVSRHHAVIRKNAQGGWNIHDLDSRHGTLRNGWPVKGEEPLSPRDVLRLGTTGPQILVLWRRKSDKDTSTYSMGLDPAAPQPFPLALYRDFPDRFSVFQKIGTGGYGEVWRGRTRRSAEWVAVKFLRRELLRSAMQDREEAERIIRRFRREAELTQRLAASRVKGIARMDEAGGNPDEGFLYMILEYVDGKSLERLVGQWRDFPYGRFCRYMAQTAEALSAAHRFEWVDMHGRQCRGIVHRDVKPSNILIRKRDDHAVLCDFGIAGIEVGGDRLTRSHVCVSTFRYTAPEVFRTNAITPSTDLWGLAVTAYVMFSGGYYPYDGATARDVINEVDAGRLIPLTDYRGDLPPELVDLIHRGLSPHPAFRPETAAEWADRLWVFAEV, translated from the coding sequence ATGGCTCTGTGCCTGGCTCTCGGAGGGGATGCCCGTCCGCCCACGACGTATATCTGCACGGCCGACCAGGTTCGGCTCGGGCGATCGTCCGACAACGACATCATCTTCGATCCCGATCACGATGCGGGCGTCTCGCGCCACCACGCCGTCATTCGCAAGAATGCGCAAGGCGGGTGGAACATCCACGACCTCGACAGCCGCCACGGGACACTCCGCAACGGCTGGCCCGTGAAAGGCGAAGAGCCGCTGAGCCCGCGCGATGTCCTTCGCCTCGGCACCACCGGCCCACAGATACTCGTCCTGTGGAGACGCAAGTCCGACAAGGACACCAGCACCTACTCGATGGGCCTCGATCCCGCCGCGCCCCAGCCCTTCCCACTGGCACTGTACCGCGATTTCCCCGACCGCTTCTCCGTCTTCCAGAAAATCGGCACCGGCGGTTACGGCGAAGTCTGGCGCGGACGCACGCGCCGGTCCGCCGAATGGGTCGCCGTGAAGTTCCTGCGCCGCGAACTCCTGCGGTCCGCCATGCAGGATCGGGAAGAAGCCGAACGCATCATCCGGCGCTTTCGCCGCGAAGCCGAACTGACCCAACGCCTCGCCGCCAGCCGCGTGAAAGGAATCGCCCGCATGGACGAAGCCGGCGGCAACCCGGACGAAGGCTTCCTCTACATGATCCTCGAGTACGTCGACGGAAAATCTCTGGAGCGCCTTGTCGGCCAATGGCGCGATTTCCCGTACGGACGATTCTGCCGCTACATGGCGCAGACCGCCGAAGCCCTCTCCGCGGCCCATCGCTTCGAATGGGTCGACATGCACGGCCGCCAGTGCCGCGGCATCGTCCACCGCGACGTCAAACCCAGCAACATCCTGATTCGCAAACGCGACGACCACGCCGTCCTCTGCGACTTCGGCATCGCCGGCATCGAAGTCGGCGGCGACCGTCTGACGCGCTCGCACGTTTGCGTTTCAACCTTCCGCTACACCGCCCCGGAAGTCTTCCGCACCAACGCCATCACCCCATCGACCGACCTGTGGGGACTGGCCGTCACCGCCTACGTCATGTTCAGCGGCGGATACTACCCGTACGACGGTGCAACGGCCCGTGACGTCATCAACGAAGTCGATGCCGGCCGCCTCATCCCGCTGACCGACTACCGCGGCGACCTGCCGCCCGAACTCGTCGACCTCATCCACCGCGGTCTCTCCCCCCACCCCGCATTCCGCCCCGAAACCGCCGCCGAATGGGCCGACCGCCTCTGGGTCTTCGCCGAAGTGTGA
- a CDS encoding glycosyltransferase family 39 protein, whose translation MAKKPDPQPSPELIAPAFRILLLFVPVALAVFLGQLKTALLEPAVSDWVEKIPLQAMDDATSGTLSLQDGPWRPVRNGYSPATLKGATVEVNVPEGPWDSAEIRVSAAPESRWSIRMSRSYFTERGPQVESKLLPNVLDNETVYELPSDDIPGSVISSAPIRLKLIAEDPGRAADGEFALLRQVNVRFSAKQLDPLPHLPDIIALGLLPFLGAIFLRLYMGWTVKRSANGGLALGVVFCLIALYMKNSQGGTWAVATGLAAATALHALFAMAGMKPLRRSLSFDRGKLERAALWMGLAAIMLAGLAARWDAFEVNRRSELSPDAAGYIEIASAGGALYETAQEHAPWVREPLFPWLLRAWFVCAPETAASARFFSMLISLAALAAVFLVGVRLMGWVPGIVAALAVAVLPEWADIASKVLRIDLVVLLTMGAFANRLWLEDRPWWRSASWAIVGTAMVLTRISALSFIVPIIAWEAIRKRWNWGEVFIPVLLLIVLLAPHLRFNQRHSPDGDLFYSSTVHTRFYLNAEHIGEPGWPTAEEYRANPYSGDPVTSLGYFFKFHTLPEVIVGHVKGYWNLFVWRHPRVSMFFGWEWLMIPGLVGAWAMLRDRKWWAAIWFGIIGFPFAFIARNWVTWRLGAEIMIFDAWVWALGVQAIVLYLWALRKGKARDSEPEKS comes from the coding sequence ATGGCCAAGAAGCCCGACCCACAACCTTCTCCTGAATTGATCGCGCCGGCGTTTCGCATTCTGCTGCTGTTCGTGCCGGTGGCGCTGGCGGTTTTCCTCGGCCAACTGAAGACGGCGCTTCTGGAGCCTGCGGTTTCCGATTGGGTGGAAAAGATTCCGTTGCAGGCGATGGACGATGCGACTTCCGGCACGTTGTCGCTTCAGGATGGCCCATGGCGGCCGGTTCGGAACGGGTACTCTCCGGCGACGCTGAAGGGCGCAACGGTTGAGGTAAATGTTCCTGAGGGTCCGTGGGATTCGGCGGAGATTCGTGTCTCTGCCGCGCCGGAATCGCGGTGGTCGATTCGGATGAGCCGCAGCTACTTCACGGAGCGCGGCCCGCAGGTCGAATCGAAGCTGCTGCCAAACGTTCTCGATAACGAAACGGTGTATGAACTTCCCAGCGACGACATTCCCGGGTCGGTGATCAGCAGCGCGCCGATTCGGTTGAAGCTCATTGCGGAGGATCCCGGCCGCGCGGCGGACGGCGAGTTCGCATTGTTGCGGCAGGTGAATGTGCGTTTCTCGGCGAAGCAATTGGATCCGCTGCCGCACTTGCCGGACATCATCGCGTTGGGTCTGTTGCCTTTCCTCGGCGCGATCTTCCTGCGGCTTTATATGGGCTGGACGGTGAAGCGTTCGGCCAACGGCGGGCTAGCGTTGGGGGTCGTGTTCTGTCTGATCGCGTTGTACATGAAGAATTCACAAGGCGGCACGTGGGCGGTGGCAACGGGGCTGGCGGCGGCGACGGCTTTGCATGCGTTGTTCGCGATGGCGGGGATGAAGCCGTTGCGACGATCGTTGTCGTTCGATCGGGGGAAGTTGGAACGCGCTGCGTTGTGGATGGGATTGGCGGCGATTATGCTGGCCGGCCTGGCGGCGCGTTGGGATGCGTTCGAGGTGAATCGCCGCAGCGAGTTGTCGCCGGACGCGGCAGGTTATATCGAGATTGCGAGTGCAGGTGGCGCGCTTTACGAAACAGCGCAGGAACATGCTCCGTGGGTGCGCGAGCCGTTGTTCCCGTGGCTGCTGCGGGCGTGGTTTGTCTGTGCGCCGGAAACGGCGGCATCGGCGCGATTCTTCTCGATGCTCATTTCCTTGGCGGCGCTGGCGGCGGTGTTCCTTGTCGGTGTCCGCCTGATGGGATGGGTTCCTGGAATCGTAGCTGCGCTGGCCGTTGCGGTATTGCCGGAGTGGGCGGACATCGCGTCGAAGGTTTTGCGCATCGATCTTGTTGTGTTGCTGACGATGGGTGCCTTTGCGAATCGGCTGTGGCTGGAGGATCGTCCGTGGTGGCGCAGCGCATCGTGGGCAATCGTCGGCACGGCGATGGTGCTGACGCGAATCAGTGCGTTGAGTTTCATTGTTCCGATCATCGCATGGGAGGCGATTCGCAAGCGGTGGAACTGGGGCGAGGTTTTCATTCCGGTGCTACTCCTGATCGTGCTTCTCGCACCGCATTTGCGTTTCAATCAACGGCATAGTCCAGACGGCGACTTGTTCTATTCCAGCACGGTGCATACGCGGTTCTACTTGAACGCCGAACACATCGGCGAGCCGGGGTGGCCGACGGCCGAGGAGTATCGCGCGAATCCCTACAGCGGCGATCCAGTGACGAGTCTTGGATACTTCTTCAAGTTTCACACGCTGCCAGAAGTGATCGTTGGTCATGTGAAGGGCTACTGGAACTTGTTCGTCTGGCGGCACCCGCGCGTGTCGATGTTCTTCGGGTGGGAGTGGTTGATGATCCCAGGGCTAGTCGGTGCCTGGGCGATGCTGCGCGATCGCAAGTGGTGGGCGGCAATCTGGTTTGGGATTATCGGATTTCCGTTTGCTTTCATTGCGCGAAACTGGGTGACTTGGCGCCTGGGTGCGGAGATTATGATTTTCGACGCCTGGGTTTGGGCGCTTGGTGTGCAGGCGATCGTCTTGTATTTGTGGGCTTTGCGCAAAGGCAAGGCGCGCGATTCCGAACCGGAAAAGAGTTAG